A single Phragmites australis chromosome 4, lpPhrAust1.1, whole genome shotgun sequence DNA region contains:
- the LOC133916353 gene encoding L-ascorbate peroxidase 1, cytosolic-like: protein MAKNYPTVSTEYQEAIEKARCKLRALFAEKSCAPLMLRLAWHSAGTFDVSTKTGGPFGTMKNPAEQAHGANAGLDIAVRMLEPVKDEFSILSYADLYQLAGVVAVEVTGGPEIPFHPGREDKPQPPPEGRLPDATKGTDHLRQVFGKQMGLSDKDIVALSGGHTLGRCHKERSGFEGPWTRNPLLFDNSYFKELLIGDKEGLLQLPSDKALLNDPVFRPLVEKYAADEKAFFDDYKEAHLKLSELGFADA from the exons ATGGCGAAGAACTACCCGACCGTGAGCACCGAGTACCAGGAGGCCATTGAGAAGGCCAGGTGCAAGCTCCGCGCCCTCTTCGCCGAGAAGAGCTGCGCCCCTCTCATGCTCCGCCTCGC GTGGCACTCGGCGGGGACGTTCGACGTGTCGACGAAGACCGGGGGCCCCTTCGGGACGATGAAGAACCCAGCGGAGCAGGCGCACGGCGCCAACGCGGGGCTGGACATCGCGGTGCGGATGCTCGAGCCTGTTAAGGACGAGTTCTCCATCCTCTCCTACGCCGATCTGTACCAG CTTGCGGGAGTTGTGGCCGTGGAAGTGACCGGTGGACCTGAGATCCCCTTCCACCCTGGGAGGGAG GACAAGCCTCAGCCCCCACCTGAGGGCCGCCTTCCTGATGCTACTAAGG GTACTGACCACCTTAGGCAAGTGTTCGGCAAGCAGATGGGCTTGAGCGATAAGGACATTGTTGCCCTCTCTGGTGGCCACACCTTG GGAAGGTGCCACAAGGAGCGGTCTGGTTTTGAGGGGCCTTGGACTAGAAACCCATTGCTCTTTGACAACTCTTACTTCAA GGAGCTTCTGATTGGTGACAAGGAGGGCCTCCTTCAGCTCCCAAGTGACAAAGCCCTACTGAACGACCCTGTCTTCCGCCCTCTAGTGGAGAAATATGCTGCG GATGAGAAAGCTTTCTTCGATGACTACAAGGAGGCCCACCTCAAGCTCTCCGAACTGGG GTTTGCTGATGCGTAA